The Epinephelus lanceolatus isolate andai-2023 chromosome 12, ASM4190304v1, whole genome shotgun sequence genome segment AGGTCAACatggggctaacgttagctaagtaATGTGAGCTAGTAGATAAAATGTTTAGTTAACGCTAGCTGAGACTTCTGAAGTTGATATGCTGAAAAGCAAAAATGTATTGTTGTAATACAAACATAGGAAATTACTTTTATCACATCAATAAATAacagtttctgtttgttgttgttggctaATGTGTGGCAGGCTAACGCTGACATCATGTGTTTGTGACAGGTTGCTGGGCAGTAAACTCATTTTACCGAGTTGATTCTGGTTCTCTGACCAAGTTAAATGTCCTCTTTGCAGTTATTAATATGCAAATTACCAGAATCAACTTAATTAAGAAATATTAACTGCCATTTAACAATTGTTCAGATGTGGTCCACATCTCTAACCTGGGCCCTGCCCTGTTCTTTGTTAACTTAACATTTGACACAAACTGGATTTTTCTAATCTTCAAAGATAGTTTAAAATTAAGAAAACCCCATCCTTATGCTCAAACTTACAAAAGTGCTGTCTCATCCACGATGACATTTATGATGATGACACATTTTCAAGGTGAACCCCTACACCTGAATTCATTTTTACTTGTCATAACCATTGGACCTAGGTGTAGATTACAGAGGGGACGCAGGGGACATTTTACCATCAATATTTAGAGCATATTCATTTGCCCTCCTCCTTACTAagaacatgaaagtagcagaagTCTTTATTAGgacaaaattaaagatttaACACCACAAATTAATGCAGAAaaagcacaaattggtgcataaaaattaaccaaaatgcaggaaatgtttCATGTGTCCCACCCAATTTTGCAACAAAACCTAAGATGTTTGCCAGAAAATATGGGTATCACTTATGATATTTTCATGCGGAGTCCTTAAGTTGTATAGATGGTTGAAACAATGAATTCCGTTTAATTCAATTAGAACCAATTTCACAATCTAACTTGTTCTTTGAATAATTAATggtgcctcccgttagaggtgatccaggcacatcccactggtaagaggccctggggtagacccagaacacactggagggattacatatctcatctggcctgggaacgccctGGTCCCCCAGGAGATGCTGGAAAGCGTCATGGGGGAGAGGGATTTCTGGGATGCTTTGCTttgcctgctgcccccacgacctggccctggataagcagatgaaaatgggtggatggatgctAGAAATTTGTCcatttgtttttctgctctCCACTCTtgttgccttttattttctaaCAACTGTGTTCACAACAAGAATGTTTAGCTAACATGATCATAGCCTGGATTTATTAAGCCATATCTGAAGAATGGCGCCATGATCATAATGTTACTATTATCAGTCCAGGCAAAAATATAAACCAGAATAAGAAGGAACATAAATACCTATCATACCAACATTTTTATTGAGATTAATTTAACAACAGTGATACAGATTTTAGATCATTCTGTCAAGTTCTAGCTGACACCGTTCCCATCCTCTGTATTACAGGAGGGGGTGACCTACCAACTGCCAACATGTCGAGCAAAAGGGCCAAGGGAAAGAACACCAAGAAGCGTCCTCAGCGTGCCACCTCCAATGTGTTTGCTATGTTTGACCAGTCTCAAATTCAGGAGTTCAAGGAGGCCTTCAACATGATCGACCAAAACAGGGATGGTTTTATTGACAAAGAGGACCTGCATGACATGCTGGCCTCGTTAGGTAAAATTACCAGTGTATTTACACATATTTAGTGATGTGAAAGATGTCTTACTCCTTtaccaaataaaaaatactgttttactGAACAGTTTTCTCAGGCAACAAATGTTCAGCGTGGGTGAGAGTGAGTGTCATAACTCCTTGTTACTCTTACCATTTCCCAGGTAAGAACCCTACAGATGAGTACCTGGAGATGATGATGAACGAAGCGCCAGGCCCAATCAACTTCACCATGTTTCTGACCATGTTTGGAGAAAAGCTGAACGGCACAGATCCTGAGGATGTGATCCGAAACGCTTTTGCCTGCTTCGACGAGGAGGGCACAGGTGAGCTGAAGTGTCCTATAcattacatatacatatacattcaTTTCTCAGTGTTTCCAGACTCAGGGTTGTcaggatgtttttgttttattaaaatgctgaattttcaaaggcaacaaaaaaaaatggcgTCACTTTTTAATGTCCTAAATTCACAAATGGACGTGGATTATACTGCAATTGTCTACTTTTCtttataattttaattattaatagGCCGTTTCTTTAAGTagccaataaatcattttgTCTTCATATGccaaacaaatgtgaaaaatgaatgTCTTTATTCATTTgctatttattttcttgataaATTTACTTAATAATTAAGTAATTGATGTCCAAATAGAAAATGCTGAAGGGAGTATTTGTAtttctgttgtattttattgtttgatataaacatccatccattctttaaataagaaaaaacttTGCTTTATGTCAATTACAGAGATGTATAACACAGAAACTTGGCCAATTCTTACATTCAAGAAATTGTAACCAGTCAActgttgacattttttgttGATGAATATCTTGAATGGTTGATCGATTATTGAATTGCTGTCAATCAATTTTCTGTaaatcaactaataaatgaATCGACCTCTCCCACAGGTATCATCCAGGAGGAGTACCTGCGGGAGCTGCTCACTACGATGGGCGACAGGTTTACGGATGAAGAAGTGGACGA includes the following:
- the myl12.2 gene encoding myosin, light chain 12, 2; amino-acid sequence: MSSKRAKGKNTKKRPQRATSNVFAMFDQSQIQEFKEAFNMIDQNRDGFIDKEDLHDMLASLGKNPTDEYLEMMMNEAPGPINFTMFLTMFGEKLNGTDPEDVIRNAFACFDEEGTGIIQEEYLRELLTTMGDRFTDEEVDELFREAPIDKKGNFNYVAFTRILKHGAKDKDD